A window of Corallococcus macrosporus DSM 14697 contains these coding sequences:
- a CDS encoding L,D-transpeptidase family protein — translation MRFLAIALWVFLLAPASHAADRVAAARKAREKQVAALFSKAGVAWPPEQLYLRAFKHERELEVWAGTRAGPLVKVRTYPFCAASGELGPKRRQGDLQVPEGFYTIDLFNPMSSYHLSMRVSYPNAADRFHQVAGVSLGGDIYVHGDCVSIGCIAIEDGPIEELYLMTLDTRAKTRRDVPIHIFPRRLDAAGMAALAERLAPDAPLAAFWQSLQPAYLQFEETRRVPATSVDRKTGRYLVKPARTARR, via the coding sequence ATGAGATTCCTCGCCATCGCCCTGTGGGTATTCCTGTTGGCCCCCGCCTCGCACGCCGCGGACCGGGTCGCCGCGGCGCGCAAGGCGCGTGAAAAGCAGGTCGCCGCGCTCTTCAGCAAGGCGGGCGTGGCCTGGCCTCCCGAACAGCTCTACCTGCGCGCCTTCAAACACGAGCGCGAGCTGGAGGTCTGGGCGGGCACGCGCGCCGGTCCCCTGGTGAAGGTGCGGACGTATCCCTTCTGCGCCGCCTCCGGCGAGCTGGGCCCCAAGCGGCGGCAGGGGGACCTCCAGGTGCCGGAGGGGTTCTACACCATCGACCTCTTCAACCCGATGAGCAGCTACCACCTGTCCATGCGCGTCAGCTACCCCAACGCGGCGGACCGCTTCCACCAGGTGGCCGGGGTGTCGCTGGGCGGTGACATCTACGTCCACGGCGACTGCGTGAGCATCGGCTGCATCGCCATCGAGGACGGCCCCATCGAAGAGCTGTACCTCATGACGCTGGACACCCGAGCGAAGACGCGGCGCGACGTGCCCATCCACATCTTCCCTCGCCGGCTCGACGCGGCCGGCATGGCCGCGCTGGCGGAGCGGCTGGCACCGGACGCGCCGCTCGCCGCGTTCTGGCAGAGCCTCCAGCCGGCCTACCTCCAGTTCGAGGAGACGCGGCGCGTCCCCGCCACCTCGGTGGACCGGAAGACGGGCCGGTACCTCGTGAAGCCCGCGCGGACAGCCCGGCGCTGA
- a CDS encoding response regulator → MKTVLVVDDEMDIAEAVKSILEDEGYRVVTCANGREAIDCLKDARPDLAIIDVMMPVMNGFETIQAIRGMEEFASLPVLIMSAIDPSVRPPDYDWAGFLKKPFSLERLLEQVQKLAPLAA, encoded by the coding sequence ATGAAGACGGTTCTGGTCGTCGACGACGAAATGGACATCGCAGAGGCGGTGAAGTCCATCCTCGAGGACGAGGGCTACCGGGTCGTCACCTGCGCGAATGGCCGGGAGGCCATTGACTGCCTGAAGGACGCGCGCCCGGACCTGGCCATCATCGACGTCATGATGCCGGTGATGAATGGCTTCGAGACCATCCAGGCCATCCGCGGCATGGAGGAGTTCGCGTCACTGCCTGTGCTCATCATGAGCGCCATCGACCCGTCGGTGCGGCCGCCCGACTACGACTGGGCGGGGTTCCTCAAGAAGCCCTTCTCTCTTGAGCGCCTGCTGGAGCAGGTGCAGAAGCTGGCGCCGCTCGCGGCGTAG